The following are encoded together in the Glycine max cultivar Williams 82 chromosome 8, Glycine_max_v4.0, whole genome shotgun sequence genome:
- the LOC100808676 gene encoding zinc finger CCCH domain-containing protein 20 translates to MMLGETHRANPTVHVPPWTPEIFSPYTGNADYSPYSLQEALSALQHYESTDAESDSEFPSREPEVPVDAYSCDHFRMFEFKVRRCARGRSHDWTECPYAHPGEKARRRDPRKYHYSGTACPDFRKGSCKKGDACEYAHGVFECWLHPARYRTQPCKDGTSCRRRVCFFAHTPEQLRVLPQQSPRSADSYDGSPLRHAIESSCAKTLAPAPFVSSPGSVSPPLESPPMSPMTVSVNEMVASLRNLQLGKVKSLPSSWNVMGPSGFGSPRGPMIRPGFFSLPTTPTQAPTRGGVNYFDKWDQSCEEEPVMERVESGRNIRARMFAKLSKENHLDGSDSGSGQIGDPDVGWVSELVSR, encoded by the coding sequence ATGATGTTGGGGGAGACCCACCGCGCAAATCCAACCGTACACGTGCCACCGTGGACGCCGGAGATCTTCTCACCGTACACCGGCAATGCCGATTACTCTCCGTACTCATTGCAAGAAGCACTGAGTGCGCTTCAGCACTACGAATCCACCGATGCTGAGTCAGACTCGGAGTTTCCGTCTCGGGAACCGGAAGTCCCGGTGGACGCTTACTCCTGCGACCATTTCCGCATGTTCGAGTTCAAGGTTCGGAGATGCGCACGTGGCAGGTCACATGACTGGACCGAGTGTCCGTACGCCCACCCCGGGGAGAAGGCTCGCCGCCGTGATCCCCGGAAGTACCATTACTCCGGCACGGCGTGCCCCGATTTCCGCAAGGGGAGTTGCAAGAAGGGTGACGCGTGCGAGTACGCGCATGGGGTTTTCGAGTGCTGGCTCCACCCCGCACGTTACCGTACTCAGCCCTGCAAGGACGGCACCAGTTGTCGCCGGCGCGTGTGTTTCTTCGCGCACACGCCGGAGCAACTCAGGGTGTTGCCACAGCAGAGTCCGCGGAGTGCTGATTCATACGACGGGTCTCCTTTGAGGCATGCAATTGAGTCTTCGTGCGCCAAGACTCTGGCACCGGCACCGTTTGTGTCTTCTCCTGGGTCGGTGTCGCCGCCTCTGGAGTCTCCGCCGATGTCGCCGATGACTGTGAGTGTTAATGAGATGGTGGCGTCTTTAAGGAACTTGCAACTGGGGAAGGTGAAGTCTTTGCCTTCTTCTTGGAATGTCATGGGGCCTTCCGGGTTCGGATCTCCGAGAGGACCCATGATCCGACCCGGATTCTTCAGCCTTCCGACAACCCCGACCCAGGCACCGACTCGCGGTGGGGTCAACTACTTTGACAAGTGGGATCAGAGTTGCGAGGAGGAGCCTGTTATGGAGAGGGTGGAGTCTGGACGAAACATAAGGGCGAGGATGTTTGCAAAATTGAGCAAAGAGAATCATCTGGACGGGTCGGATTCTGGATCGGGTCAAATTGGGGATCCGGATGTTGGATGGGTTTCGGAGCTTGTCAGTCGCTGA
- the LOC100810464 gene encoding vacuolar protein sorting-associated protein 32 homolog 2 isoform X1, whose amino-acid sequence MFTRIFGKPKQEANTLTTLDKLNETLEMLEKKEKVLLKKAAAEVEKAKEFTRAKNKRAAIQCLKRKRLYEQHVEQLGNFQLRIHDQMIMLEGAKATTETVDALRTGAAAMRAMQKATNIDDVDKTMDEINEQTENMRQIQEALSTPIGAAADFDEDELEAELEELEGAELEEQLLQPATTAPAAPVHVPAGRQPTHPVSSKLTAEEDELAALQAEMAL is encoded by the exons atgtttacccgAATTTTTGGTAAACCTAAACAGGAAGCCAATACTCTAACCACTTTGGATAAGTTAAATGAG ACACTTGAAATGTTGGAGAAAAAGGAGAAAGTACTCCTAAAAAAGGCTGCTGCAGAAGTTGAAAAAGCCAAAGAATTCACTAGGGCAAAGAATAAAAGGG CGGCAATACAATGTTTGAAGAGGAAGAGGCTATATGAACAGCATGTAGAGCAGCTTGGAAATTTCCAGCTGCGTATTCATGACCAG ATGATAATGTTGGAAGGTGCCAAGGCAACCACAGAAACTGTTGATGCATTGAGAACTGGAGCAGCTGCTATGAGAGCTATGCAAAAAGCAAC GAATATTGATGATGTTGACAAGACTATGGATGAGATCAACGAACAGACAGAGAACATGAGACAAATCCAGGAAGCATTGTCTACTCCAATTGGTGCAGCCGCCGACTTTGATGAG GATGAATTGGAAGCAGAACTTGAAGAGTTGGAGGGTGCTGAATTGGAAGAACAGCTTCTTCAGCCTGCAACTACAGCTCCAGCTGCTCCAGTGCATGTTCCCGCTGGGCGGCAACCCACTCACCCTGTGTCTTCGAAGCTCACTGCTGAGGAAGATGAATTGGCGGCTTTGCAGGCTGAGATGGCACTTTGA
- the LOC100810464 gene encoding vacuolar protein sorting-associated protein 32 homolog 2 isoform X2: MLEKKEKVLLKKAAAEVEKAKEFTRAKNKRAAIQCLKRKRLYEQHVEQLGNFQLRIHDQMIMLEGAKATTETVDALRTGAAAMRAMQKATNIDDVDKTMDEINEQTENMRQIQEALSTPIGAAADFDEDELEAELEELEGAELEEQLLQPATTAPAAPVHVPAGRQPTHPVSSKLTAEEDELAALQAEMAL, from the exons ATGTTGGAGAAAAAGGAGAAAGTACTCCTAAAAAAGGCTGCTGCAGAAGTTGAAAAAGCCAAAGAATTCACTAGGGCAAAGAATAAAAGGG CGGCAATACAATGTTTGAAGAGGAAGAGGCTATATGAACAGCATGTAGAGCAGCTTGGAAATTTCCAGCTGCGTATTCATGACCAG ATGATAATGTTGGAAGGTGCCAAGGCAACCACAGAAACTGTTGATGCATTGAGAACTGGAGCAGCTGCTATGAGAGCTATGCAAAAAGCAAC GAATATTGATGATGTTGACAAGACTATGGATGAGATCAACGAACAGACAGAGAACATGAGACAAATCCAGGAAGCATTGTCTACTCCAATTGGTGCAGCCGCCGACTTTGATGAG GATGAATTGGAAGCAGAACTTGAAGAGTTGGAGGGTGCTGAATTGGAAGAACAGCTTCTTCAGCCTGCAACTACAGCTCCAGCTGCTCCAGTGCATGTTCCCGCTGGGCGGCAACCCACTCACCCTGTGTCTTCGAAGCTCACTGCTGAGGAAGATGAATTGGCGGCTTTGCAGGCTGAGATGGCACTTTGA